Proteins from a single region of Ignavibacteria bacterium:
- a CDS encoding four helix bundle protein, translating to MNKHELEERLINFAVLIIEIVNELPQTKAAIHLSNQLIRSGTSPALNYGEAQSGESRKDFIHKIKIVLKELRETFVCLKIIDKAKLYQASDHTLMEKELKLKSKIERALKESNELISIFVKSVETAQRNIER from the coding sequence ATGAATAAACATGAGTTAGAGGAACGACTGATAAATTTTGCAGTTTTAATAATTGAGATTGTAAATGAATTACCGCAAACAAAAGCAGCGATACATCTCTCAAATCAACTGATTCGGTCTGGTACTTCACCCGCACTGAATTATGGGGAAGCACAAAGCGGTGAATCGAGAAAAGACTTTATCCATAAAATTAAAATTGTATTAAAAGAATTGCGTGAAACATTTGTTTGCCTGAAAATTATTGACAAAGCAAAGCTCTACCAAGCGTCAGATCATACTTTAATGGAAAAAGAACTAAAACTAAAAAGTAAAATAGAGCGAGCATTGAAAGAAAGTAATGAATTGATCTCTATTTTTGTGAAAAGTGTTGAAACTGCACAAAGAAACATTGAGAGATAG
- a CDS encoding D-glycerate dehydrogenase: MKKVFINAIIPKIGIDILKKNKIRVIRNNSYLPIAKSELIKKAKDCDAIISLLINKIDSSIIDKIPNLKIISNYAAGYNNIDIRHASSKGIWVTNTPDVLTNATADVAFGLMIACARRFREADIFTRKGKFKIWQSDLMLGKELYRKNLGIIGTGRIGKAVAKRAYGFGMNIFYNNLERNLPLEIELKAKSLPLNKLLSTCDFISIHTPLTPKTYHLIDKKNFDRMKNGVVLINTSRGEVIDEKALVQALKSGKLFSAGLDVYEFEPKITKELLKFESVILLPHIGSATEEARNKMAEIAAQNVVNVLSGKKPITPVNNL; this comes from the coding sequence TTGAAAAAGGTTTTCATCAATGCAATCATTCCAAAAATTGGGATAGATATTCTTAAAAAAAATAAAATCCGGGTAATTCGGAATAATTCTTACCTTCCGATTGCTAAATCTGAATTGATCAAGAAAGCGAAAGATTGCGATGCAATTATTTCTCTCTTGATAAATAAAATCGATTCGTCAATAATCGATAAAATTCCGAATCTGAAAATAATTTCAAACTATGCTGCAGGGTATAACAACATTGATATCAGGCATGCGAGCAGTAAAGGAATATGGGTTACAAATACTCCAGATGTTCTAACCAATGCAACGGCGGATGTAGCTTTTGGATTAATGATTGCCTGTGCGAGAAGATTTCGTGAAGCTGATATATTTACGCGAAAAGGGAAATTTAAAATTTGGCAATCGGATTTAATGCTTGGTAAAGAACTTTATAGAAAAAATCTTGGAATTATTGGAACCGGTAGAATTGGTAAAGCAGTTGCCAAGCGTGCGTATGGATTTGGAATGAATATATTTTACAATAATCTTGAGAGAAATTTACCGCTTGAAATTGAATTGAAAGCGAAATCTCTTCCGCTTAATAAATTGCTGAGTACATGCGATTTTATCTCAATTCATACTCCGCTTACACCAAAGACGTACCATTTAATAGATAAAAAGAATTTTGATAGAATGAAAAATGGTGTAGTATTGATTAATACTTCTCGAGGTGAAGTTATTGATGAAAAAGCTTTGGTTCAAGCTTTGAAGTCAGGAAAGCTATTTTCAGCAGGCTTAGACGTTTATGAATTTGAGCCAAAGATCACAAAAGAGCTTTTAAAATTTGAGAGTGTAATTCTCCTGCCGCACATTGGAAGTGCAACCGAAGAAGCACGAAACAAAATGGCTGAAATCGCCGCACAAAATGTTGTGAATGTGCTTAGTGGGAAAAAGCCAATAACACCGGTAAATAATTTATAA
- a CDS encoding DUF3387 domain-containing protein, which yields MYRENLLRQPRQKLALNPKDRISIFGQESGGEGFETAIKQIVDQAITSDKVIDIFEAAGIEKPELSILSDEFLLEVQGMNHKNLAIELLKKILNDEIKSRLRTNLVKSKAFLEMLESAIKKYQNNLLTTAQIIEELIRIAKEVKESDKEGEKLGLSTEEVAFYNALETNDSAVKVLGDETLKTIAREIADKVKKNTTIDWTIRESARAKLMVLVKRTLTKYGYPPDKQQKAIDTVLKQAELLADFINSEI from the coding sequence ATGTATCGAGAGAACCTTTTGAGACAGCCCCGACAGAAACTCGCTCTTAATCCTAAAGATCGTATTTCTATTTTCGGACAGGAAAGCGGGGGTGAGGGCTTTGAAACTGCTATCAAACAAATAGTTGATCAAGCGATTACTTCAGATAAAGTCATTGATATTTTTGAAGCTGCCGGAATTGAAAAGCCGGAGCTTTCAATTTTATCTGATGAGTTTCTGTTGGAAGTTCAAGGGATGAACCATAAAAATCTTGCGATTGAACTATTGAAGAAGATACTGAACGATGAAATCAAATCACGGTTAAGAACAAACCTTGTAAAGAGCAAAGCTTTCTTAGAAATGCTTGAATCAGCAATAAAGAAATATCAAAATAATTTGTTAACTACAGCGCAGATAATTGAGGAGCTTATACGGATTGCCAAGGAAGTAAAAGAATCTGACAAAGAAGGTGAGAAGCTTGGTTTATCAACTGAAGAAGTTGCATTTTACAATGCGCTTGAAACGAATGACAGTGCGGTAAAAGTTTTGGGAGATGAAACATTAAAAACTATTGCAAGAGAAATTGCTGATAAGGTTAAAAAGAACACAACGATTGATTGGACTATTCGTGAGAGTGCTAGAGCAAAACTGATGGTACTTGTTAAACGTACTCTTACAAAATATGGATATCCTCCCGATAAGCAACAAAAAGCAATTGATACAGTTCTAAAGCAAGCGGAATTGTTGGCGGATTTTATTAACTCCGAAATATAA
- a CDS encoding SAM-dependent DNA methyltransferase: MKKKKSNTEEPLEKKLWKAADKLRKNMDAAEYKHVVLGLIFLKYISDAFEEHYQKLVELKNEGADPEDKNEYTAENVFYVPPSARWKWLQGRAKLPTIGKDIDDAMVAIEKDNPKSLRDVLPKVYSQEKLDKASLGSLIDLLSTATLGTKEAQSKDILGKVFEYFLGQFALAEGKKGGQFYTPTCVVRLLVEMLEPYEGRVFDPCCGSGGMFVQSEKFIEAHSDHYKAPSKRLSHNLCFLDNFSDFVRKNSKTAKIKRFSSNPSFDGCIERTF; the protein is encoded by the coding sequence ATGAAGAAAAAGAAATCAAATACTGAAGAACCTCTCGAAAAAAAGCTTTGGAAAGCTGCTGATAAACTCCGAAAGAATATGGATGCTGCAGAATACAAGCACGTTGTTTTAGGTTTGATATTTCTAAAGTATATATCCGATGCTTTTGAGGAACATTATCAAAAATTGGTTGAACTAAAAAACGAAGGAGCTGATCCGGAAGATAAAAATGAATATACAGCCGAGAATGTATTTTATGTTCCACCCTCAGCAAGATGGAAATGGCTGCAAGGTCGTGCAAAGCTTCCTACAATTGGAAAAGATATTGATGATGCTATGGTAGCGATTGAGAAAGATAATCCAAAGTCGCTTAGGGATGTTCTTCCAAAAGTCTATTCTCAAGAAAAACTTGATAAGGCAAGTTTGGGAAGTCTAATAGATTTATTAAGCACTGCAACCTTAGGAACAAAAGAAGCTCAGAGTAAAGATATTCTTGGGAAAGTGTTTGAATATTTCTTAGGGCAGTTTGCTTTAGCAGAAGGAAAGAAAGGCGGTCAATTCTATACTCCAACCTGCGTTGTAAGATTGCTTGTTGAAATGCTTGAACCTTATGAAGGAAGAGTGTTCGATCCTTGCTGCGGCAGCGGTGGTATGTTTGTGCAAAGTGAAAAGTTTATTGAGGCGCATTCTGATCATTACAAAGCCCCCTCTAAGAGGCTGTCTCATAACTTGTGTTTTCTCGATAATTTTTCTGACTTTGTCAGAAAAAACTCGAAAACCGCAAAAATTAAAAGGTTCTCGAGTAATCCGTCGTTTGACGGATGTATCGAGAGAACCTTTTGA
- the ald gene encoding alanine dehydrogenase — MRIGILKETHFEDNRIALTPAGIQSLVEKGHSVFVEKDAGLQSNFTNNEFESVGAKLVYSQEEAVNRSELILKVSPFSDEEALKLNPEQIIFSALHLFMRRKLVDIFLEKKITSIGFELVENKEGHLPILGAMSEIAGQMSIQIAARYLENNFEISRGVLLGGIAGVAPAAVVILGAGTVGINASRAAIGLGAQVVILDKDIHKLKQVEELLGKHITTVVMNQYTVERGVKFADVLIGAVLIKGEKAPHVVTESMVKSMKPGAVIIDVSIDQGGCIETSRPTTLTNPVYIMHDVIHYCVPNIPALVARTASYGLNNIVVDYVQQIADLGIEEAMKSNAGLTSGVCTHNGSCTNETLAEIFNLEYRRIHIFSKN; from the coding sequence ATGCGTATAGGAATTTTAAAAGAGACACATTTTGAAGATAACCGCATTGCTTTAACTCCAGCCGGTATTCAATCACTTGTTGAAAAAGGGCATTCTGTCTTTGTTGAAAAAGATGCCGGGCTGCAAAGCAACTTCACTAATAATGAGTTTGAATCTGTAGGAGCGAAATTAGTTTACTCGCAGGAAGAAGCTGTCAATCGTTCTGAATTAATTCTAAAAGTATCACCATTTTCAGATGAAGAAGCATTGAAGCTTAATCCTGAGCAAATTATCTTCTCAGCACTTCATCTTTTCATGCGGAGAAAACTGGTTGACATTTTTCTTGAGAAAAAAATCACTTCCATTGGATTTGAACTTGTAGAAAATAAAGAAGGACATCTCCCAATACTTGGAGCAATGAGTGAAATTGCAGGGCAAATGTCGATTCAAATTGCAGCAAGATATCTTGAAAACAATTTCGAGATAAGCCGCGGCGTACTGCTTGGCGGAATTGCCGGAGTTGCACCTGCGGCAGTTGTAATTCTTGGTGCGGGAACAGTTGGAATTAATGCTTCACGTGCTGCAATTGGACTTGGAGCACAAGTAGTAATTCTTGACAAAGACATTCACAAGCTCAAACAAGTTGAAGAATTGCTCGGCAAGCATATTACTACAGTGGTGATGAATCAATACACCGTCGAGCGTGGAGTAAAATTTGCAGACGTATTGATTGGTGCCGTACTCATAAAAGGGGAAAAAGCGCCGCATGTTGTTACAGAATCAATGGTAAAATCTATGAAACCTGGTGCCGTGATTATTGACGTATCGATTGATCAAGGCGGATGTATTGAGACCAGTCGCCCCACAACACTTACAAATCCTGTTTATATTATGCATGATGTTATTCATTATTGTGTGCCGAACATTCCTGCACTGGTTGCGCGTACAGCGAGTTATGGTTTGAATAATATTGTTGTAGATTATGTTCAGCAGATTGCCGATTTAGGAATCGAAGAAGCCATGAAATCTAATGCAGGATTGACGAGTGGTGTCTGCACGCATAATGGAAGCTGCACAAACGAAACATTAGCAGAAATTTTTAATTTGGAGTATAGAAGAATTCATATCTTCTCAAAGAACTAA
- a CDS encoding acetyl-CoA hydrolase/transferase family protein, translated as MVQEISEAAKTKSYFWLANYKSKLKTAEDAVKVVKSGDKIVMHGNCAFPMNLINALVNRKDELENVSILHALTVGDIPYLHSGMEKHFSHNSFFMGAAARKAVNEGRADFSPIYLYEYPLLFSKGDIKPEFAFVHLSPPDEHGFCSYGVEVGIIKTAAENSQTIIAQVNPNMPRALGDSFIHINKINYIVEVDEPIAELPQEKGDLSNEMQDVYTKIGKYISELIEDGSTLQMGIGIIPDSVMKFLDTKNDLGIHSEMFSDGVIDLVNRGIITNRKKKLHAGKTIAGFVLGTKKLYDYIDNNPSIEFHPQEYVNDPFVIAQNHKMVAINSAIEVDITGQVCSDSFGSKLYSGFGGQVDFIRGAARSDGGKPIIALPSTTKDFTISRIVSTLRPGAGVVTNRADVHYIVTEYGVAQLHGKSIRERVNEMIKIAHPDFRDELKHFAKKNNYI; from the coding sequence ATGGTACAGGAAATCTCGGAAGCAGCTAAAACAAAATCATATTTTTGGCTTGCAAATTATAAATCGAAATTAAAAACAGCTGAAGATGCTGTTAAAGTTGTAAAATCTGGCGATAAGATTGTGATGCACGGCAACTGTGCATTCCCGATGAATTTGATTAATGCTTTGGTGAATCGTAAGGATGAATTAGAAAATGTTTCGATACTTCATGCTTTGACTGTGGGGGATATACCATATTTACACTCTGGAATGGAAAAACATTTTTCTCATAATTCTTTTTTTATGGGAGCTGCTGCAAGAAAAGCAGTTAATGAAGGAAGAGCAGATTTCTCACCGATCTATTTGTATGAATATCCTTTGCTCTTTTCGAAAGGAGATATCAAACCTGAATTTGCATTTGTCCATTTATCCCCACCGGACGAACATGGATTTTGCAGTTACGGAGTGGAAGTCGGAATCATAAAAACTGCTGCGGAAAATTCACAGACAATAATTGCACAAGTCAATCCGAATATGCCCCGTGCGCTGGGTGACAGTTTCATTCACATCAACAAAATTAATTACATTGTCGAAGTTGATGAGCCGATCGCAGAACTTCCGCAGGAAAAGGGAGATTTATCGAATGAGATGCAGGATGTTTATACTAAGATTGGTAAGTATATTTCAGAATTAATCGAAGACGGCTCAACACTTCAGATGGGGATTGGGATCATTCCGGACTCTGTTATGAAATTCCTCGATACAAAAAATGATCTTGGAATTCATTCTGAAATGTTTTCGGATGGTGTGATCGATCTTGTAAATCGAGGAATAATTACAAATCGTAAGAAAAAACTGCATGCAGGTAAAACAATTGCTGGATTTGTTCTCGGCACCAAAAAACTTTATGATTACATTGACAATAATCCTTCAATCGAATTTCATCCACAAGAATATGTGAACGATCCATTTGTTATTGCCCAGAATCATAAAATGGTTGCCATCAATTCTGCAATTGAAGTCGATATCACGGGTCAAGTTTGTTCGGATTCGTTTGGATCAAAATTATACAGTGGATTTGGCGGTCAGGTTGATTTCATTCGAGGCGCCGCTCGTTCAGATGGAGGGAAGCCGATTATTGCACTTCCATCTACTACAAAAGATTTTACAATTTCGAGAATAGTTTCTACATTGCGTCCCGGTGCTGGTGTAGTAACAAATCGAGCAGATGTTCATTACATCGTTACAGAATATGGAGTTGCACAATTGCACGGGAAATCAATCCGCGAAAGAGTAAATGAAATGATAAAAATTGCTCATCCAGATTTTCGAGATGAATTAAAACACTTCGCAAAGAAAAATAATTATATTTAA
- a CDS encoding diadenosine tetraphosphatase, translating to MVAVIGDVHGCIKTLTELYNQIKNKHPETDVYCVGDLVDRGNFSAETIDFCQTEDIKCCLGNHDLMFLSYFRDPSSVMGRSWLYNGHLSTLSSYKNRPMSLEPHLDFIEKLKLFYNTTDCFICHAGISVKYKKYFNEYELDGSDDDFIHQVLSQDLESGSSVLWVRNNYLKLSKLQIVGHSRKFEILFDKNYQMYFIDTGCAYGNKLTGLIVDNNVVIERLEVPVFAEDLIAR from the coding sequence ATGGTTGCAGTAATTGGTGATGTTCATGGGTGCATCAAAACGCTCACTGAACTTTACAATCAAATTAAGAATAAGCATCCGGAAACTGACGTTTACTGCGTCGGTGACTTGGTAGACCGCGGGAATTTCTCAGCCGAAACGATTGACTTTTGTCAAACAGAAGATATAAAATGTTGTCTTGGTAATCATGATTTAATGTTTTTGTCATACTTTCGAGATCCTTCTTCGGTTATGGGACGATCGTGGCTGTACAATGGCCATCTTTCGACCTTAAGTTCGTACAAAAATCGACCGATGAGCCTTGAACCGCATCTTGATTTTATTGAAAAATTAAAACTCTTTTACAATACCACCGATTGCTTCATCTGCCATGCTGGAATTTCAGTGAAATACAAAAAATATTTTAATGAATATGAGCTCGACGGATCAGATGATGATTTTATTCATCAAGTTCTGAGTCAGGATCTTGAATCAGGGTCATCGGTTCTTTGGGTAAGAAACAATTACTTGAAATTGAGTAAACTGCAAATCGTTGGGCATAGCCGTAAGTTTGAAATATTGTTTGATAAGAATTATCAGATGTATTTTATTGATACCGGATGTGCTTACGGCAATAAACTTACCGGCTTAATAGTCGATAATAATGTTGTCATTGAGAGATTAGAAGTTCCAGTATTCGCTGAAGATTTGATTGCTCGGTAA